Proteins encoded by one window of Gemmatimonadota bacterium:
- a CDS encoding HAD-IA family hydrolase — protein sequence MSGVSEAFNLEAGGALWADGEAGRYRVIFLDAGGTLIHLDRAFILSALAEHGVPCDEAGFSAASRAAQSRVTQLLRSGAPGDDAHRARLYWAAFLRHAGCLDGTGEAVAAAIFRRHDQGLLWSCVEPGTRDALAELRRQGYILGVVSNSDGQVGDLLRRAGLAELLDLVVDSAVVGIEKPDARIFWLACQAAGAAPAEALHVGDIYDIDVVGARAAGLDALLVDPGDACGDVDCPRIPGVSHLPGWPGLQRAG from the coding sequence ATGAGCGGGGTTTCCGAGGCCTTTAACCTCGAGGCCGGCGGCGCTCTGTGGGCGGACGGGGAGGCCGGCCGCTACCGCGTCATCTTCCTCGATGCCGGCGGCACGCTGATCCACCTGGACCGCGCCTTCATCCTGAGCGCGCTGGCGGAGCACGGGGTACCGTGCGACGAAGCCGGCTTTTCCGCGGCGTCTCGTGCGGCGCAGAGCCGGGTGACCCAGTTGCTGCGCTCCGGGGCTCCCGGCGATGACGCGCACCGTGCTCGCCTCTACTGGGCTGCCTTTCTACGCCATGCCGGGTGCCTGGATGGGACGGGGGAGGCCGTCGCGGCGGCGATCTTCAGGCGCCACGATCAAGGACTTCTCTGGAGCTGCGTCGAGCCGGGAACCAGGGACGCGCTGGCCGAGCTGCGGCGCCAGGGCTACATCCTGGGGGTGGTCTCTAATTCGGATGGCCAGGTGGGCGATCTGCTGAGGCGCGCGGGGCTGGCCGAACTGCTGGACCTGGTGGTTGATTCCGCAGTGGTGGGCATCGAGAAGCCGGACGCGCGCATCTTCTGGCTGGCGTGCCAGGCGGCAGGCGCGGCGCCGGCGGAGGCGCTGCACGTGGGCGACATCTACGACATCGATGTGGTCGGCGCCCGGGCCGCGGGTCTGGATGCGCTGCTGGTGGATCCCGGTGATGCCTGCGGCGACGTCGACTGCCCGCGCATCCCTGGGGTCTCGCACCTCCCCGGCTGGCCTGGACTCCAGCGCGCCGGGTGA
- a CDS encoding methylmalonyl-CoA mutase: MVEREISPAELAEQLRDKERELAELKARLAEWEAAYLSVPERDAAFTTISGAPIQPLYTPLDLPADWNYLEKLGFPGEFPFTRGPYTTLYRTRLWTKRQFAGFGTAAETNQRYKYLLDHGQTGLSVAFDFPTLMGYDSDHARALGEVGKCGVAISSLADMETLFDGIPLDQVSVSMTINGPAIMLFCFYVVAAEKQGVPSGKLRGTVQNDILKEYMAQHAWIFPAEPALKLIVDMFEWCSRHAPKYNPISISGYHIREAGSTAAQELAYTLRNGFEYVERGIARGLDVDEFAPRLSFFFDVHNEFFEEVAKFRAARRIWARRMRDVYGARREESWRLRTHAQTAGVSLVAQQPENNIVRVAYQALAAVLGGTQSLHTNSMDETLALPTEKAVRIALRTQQVLAYETGVPGTIDPLAGSYYVEALTNRLEAEAEEIFAEVDRLGGVVRGIEMGYFQREIAASSARQQREVESGDRIVVGINAFTQGNESSDIELLRIGDVAEREQCERLSRLRAGRDARQVEAALERLRVAATREENVIEPMLECVRACATLYEIRRALEDVYGVYHEPVFF, from the coding sequence ATGGTGGAACGTGAGATCTCGCCAGCCGAGCTGGCCGAGCAGCTCCGGGACAAGGAACGCGAGCTGGCCGAGCTGAAGGCCCGCCTCGCCGAGTGGGAGGCGGCCTACCTCAGCGTGCCCGAGCGCGATGCCGCTTTCACCACCATTTCCGGCGCACCGATCCAGCCGCTGTACACGCCTCTGGATCTGCCCGCCGACTGGAACTACCTCGAGAAGCTGGGGTTCCCGGGCGAGTTCCCGTTCACCCGCGGGCCTTACACCACGTTGTACCGCACGAGGCTGTGGACCAAGCGCCAGTTCGCGGGTTTCGGCACCGCGGCCGAGACGAACCAGCGCTACAAGTACTTGCTGGACCACGGCCAGACCGGCCTGAGCGTGGCGTTCGATTTCCCCACGCTCATGGGCTATGACTCGGACCACGCTCGCGCCCTGGGCGAGGTGGGGAAGTGCGGAGTCGCGATATCGAGCCTCGCGGACATGGAGACGCTGTTCGATGGCATCCCCCTCGATCAGGTCTCCGTCTCCATGACCATCAACGGGCCGGCCATCATGCTCTTCTGCTTCTACGTCGTGGCCGCGGAGAAGCAGGGGGTGCCGTCCGGGAAGCTGCGCGGCACAGTGCAGAACGACATTTTGAAGGAGTACATGGCGCAGCACGCCTGGATCTTCCCGGCGGAACCGGCGCTCAAGCTGATTGTCGACATGTTCGAGTGGTGCTCCCGCCACGCGCCCAAGTATAACCCCATCTCGATCAGTGGCTATCACATCCGCGAGGCAGGCTCGACGGCGGCGCAGGAGCTGGCGTATACGCTGCGCAACGGCTTCGAGTACGTCGAGCGCGGGATCGCCCGGGGGCTGGACGTAGACGAGTTCGCGCCGCGACTCTCCTTCTTCTTTGACGTGCACAACGAGTTCTTCGAGGAGGTCGCGAAGTTTCGGGCGGCGCGTCGCATCTGGGCGCGCCGGATGCGGGACGTGTATGGCGCGCGGCGCGAGGAATCGTGGCGGCTGCGCACGCACGCGCAGACGGCGGGCGTCAGCCTGGTCGCGCAGCAGCCGGAGAACAACATCGTGCGCGTCGCCTATCAAGCGCTGGCCGCGGTGCTGGGCGGCACGCAGTCGCTGCACACCAATTCGATGGACGAGACGCTGGCTTTGCCCACGGAGAAGGCGGTGCGGATCGCGTTGCGCACGCAGCAGGTCCTGGCCTACGAGACGGGCGTGCCCGGCACCATCGATCCGCTGGCCGGCTCCTACTACGTCGAAGCGCTGACGAACCGGCTGGAGGCCGAGGCGGAGGAGATTTTCGCGGAAGTGGACCGTCTTGGCGGTGTGGTCCGCGGCATCGAGATGGGTTACTTCCAGCGGGAGATTGCGGCGAGCTCGGCGCGGCAGCAGCGGGAGGTCGAGTCGGGCGATCGCATCGTGGTCGGGATCAACGCGTTCACCCAGGGCAACGAGTCGTCCGATATCGAGCTCCTGAGGATCGGTGATGTGGCGGAGCGCGAGCAGTGCGAGCGGCTGTCGCGTCTGCGGGCGGGGCGGGATGCGCGGCAGGTGGAGGCTGCGCTCGAGCGGCTGCGGGTGGCTGCCACCCGCGAGGAGAACGTGATCGAGCCCATGCTCGAATGCGTGCGTGCGTGCGCGACGCTGTACGAGATCCGGCGGGCGCTGGAGGACGTGTACGGCGTTTACCACGAGCCCGTATTCTTCTGA
- the meaB gene encoding methylmalonyl Co-A mutase-associated GTPase MeaB has product MNEAAISEAQRELLAEFRAGRRTALARVISLVENGRPGFQELLDALHGDQRRAHRIGITGPPGAGKSTLAAGLIGAYRARGETVAVIAVDPTSPFSGGALLGDRIRMGEVALDPGVYIRSMASRGSLGGLAVTTREAADVVDAFGFDRILVETVGVGQAELDIAAAADTTAVVLVPESGDSIQAMKAGLMEASDLFIVNKADRPGAERMAREIELMLRLRVGQALRNVPAHHGVDSDSRRRAPARWEIPVLQTVAETGHGVPRLVEVLDEHREWLAGSGELARRRQVRLTERVRAAVDRRLQQLAWDEKEGRRLLEEALPALEAGAESPYEVAVRIVRAALG; this is encoded by the coding sequence ATGAATGAGGCGGCGATTTCCGAGGCGCAGCGCGAATTACTCGCCGAGTTCCGCGCTGGCCGGCGCACCGCGCTGGCCCGGGTGATCAGCCTGGTCGAGAACGGGCGGCCGGGGTTCCAGGAGCTGCTCGACGCGCTGCACGGGGATCAGCGGCGCGCCCACCGTATTGGCATCACGGGGCCGCCGGGCGCCGGCAAGTCCACGCTGGCGGCGGGCTTGATCGGCGCGTACCGCGCCCGGGGGGAGACCGTCGCAGTGATCGCGGTCGACCCTACCTCCCCCTTCAGCGGCGGCGCGCTGCTGGGCGACCGCATCCGCATGGGCGAAGTGGCGCTGGACCCGGGCGTCTACATCCGCTCCATGGCCAGCCGCGGCTCGCTGGGCGGCCTGGCGGTCACTACCCGGGAAGCGGCCGACGTAGTGGACGCGTTCGGCTTCGACCGCATTCTCGTCGAAACCGTGGGCGTGGGACAGGCGGAGCTCGACATTGCCGCCGCGGCAGATACCACTGCGGTCGTGCTGGTGCCCGAGTCCGGCGACTCGATCCAGGCCATGAAAGCAGGTCTGATGGAGGCCTCCGACCTCTTTATCGTGAACAAGGCGGACCGTCCCGGCGCCGAACGCATGGCCCGGGAGATCGAGCTCATGCTGCGCCTCCGCGTCGGCCAGGCGCTGCGCAACGTGCCCGCCCACCACGGCGTGGACTCCGATAGCCGGAGGCGGGCGCCGGCTCGCTGGGAGATTCCCGTGCTCCAGACCGTTGCCGAAACCGGGCACGGCGTTCCCCGATTGGTCGAGGTGCTGGACGAGCACCGCGAGTGGCTGGCCGGGTCCGGCGAGCTGGCACGGCGCCGGCAGGTCCGGCTCACCGAGCGGGTGCGGGCCGCCGTGGACCGGCGGCTGCAGCAGCTCGCCTGGGACGAGAAGGAGGGCCGGCGCCTGCTGGAGGAAGCACTGCCGGCGCTGGAGGCGGGGGCCGAGTCGCCGTATGAGGTGGCGGTGCGAATCGTGCGCGCCGCGCTGGGGTAG